In Fusobacterium simiae, the genomic window CTTTGTTTATAGTATACCATGTGAAGTATATATAAATATTAAATGAGGTGAGATTAATGGAAAGATTGAAACAAGAAGAAATAAAAGAAATTATAGATGAATTAAAAAAATCTGGAAAATATAAAGAATATGAGGAAATGCTTTTAGATGATTTTGAAGAACATCATGTTGTTTATAAAATTGAAGCAGATGAAATAATCGCTATTGCACATAAAAATAATACTATTCCTTTTAAATTAATTGAATACTATGATTGGCAACAAATGAATTATTTAATTGAGGAAGAGAATGATTGATTATAAAAATAGCTCGTTACTAACCAAATTTCTTAACGGATAAAAATTAAGAATTCGCTGCAAATTCGCTATCTGTAAGAAGCTCTAAATGAGTAAACTCATTAAGTGCTTCTAAGATCGTTTCACTCAAACACAGCGAAATTTGCTCGGCTCATTCTATTTAATTTTTATCCTAAAATTTGGAATGTAACTCACTTATTTTTATTAAGCTGTAATAAAACATAGTAAAAGGTTTTATTGAAATTGTTAGGAATTAATGATAAAATAATAGAAATATGCTAATTTAGGAATTGTGGAGGTAAAAGAAAAATTGGGAAAAAAAGATATAAATATAGTTAATGTTAATAAAAGTTTTGATGGAGTTCAAATTTTAAAAGACATTAATTTGAAGATAGAACAAGGAGAATTTTTTTCTATTATAGGTCCATCAGGTTGTGGGAAGACAACCCTTCTAAGAATGATAGCTGGTTTTATTTCACCAGATAGTGGTGCTATATACCTTGGTGATGAAAATATAATTGACTTACCACCAAATCTTAGAAATGTAAATACTATATTTCAAAAATATGCTCTTTTTCCTCATCTGAATGTTTTTGAAAATGTTGCATTTCCTTTAAGACTTAAAAAAATTGATGAAAAAATAATAAATAAAGAAGTTACAAAATATTTAAAACTTGTTGGCTTAGAAGAACATAGTACGAAAAAAGTAAATCAACTATCTGGTGGGCAACAACAAAGAGTTTCAATAGCAAGAGCTTTAATTAATAAACCAGGAGTTTTATTACTAGACGAACCTTTATCTGCTCTTGATGCAAAATTAAGACAAAATCTTTTAATAGAACTTGACTTAATCCACGATGAAGTTGGGATAACTTTTATATTTATAACACATGACCAACAAGAAGCTTTATCTATTTCAGATAGGATAGCTGTTATGAATGCAGGAAAAGTTTTACAAGTTGGTACCCCTGCTGAAGTATATGAAGCTCCTGCTGATACTTTTGTAGCTGATTTCTTAGGAGAAAATAACTTTTTCAGTGGAAAAGTCACTGAAATAATAAATGAAGAATTAGCTAAAATAAATTTAGAAGGTGTTGGAGAAATAATTATTGAACTAGATAAGAAAGTTAAAGTTGGTGATAAAGTTACCATTTCTCTGAGACCTGAAAAAATAAGGCTCTCTAAAAATGAAATTAAGAAAACTAAAAACTTTGTAAATAGTATTGCTGTTTATGTTGATGAGTATATTTATTCTGGTTTCCAAAGTAAATACTATGTTCATCTAAAAAATAATGAAAATTTAAAATTTAAAATCTTTATGCAACATGCAGCTTTCTTTGATGATAATGATGAAAAAGCTATATGGTGGGATGAAGATGCTTACATCACTTGGGATGCCTATGATGGTTATCTAGTGGAGGTGAAAAGTGAAAAAAAATAGTAAGTTAGGTTTAGTTTATTCTTTACCAATAAATATTTGGTTGACAGTATTTTTTCTTATTCCTATTTTAATTATCCTATCATATTCCTTTTTAAAAAGAGGAACTTATGGTGGAGTTGAATTTAAACTTTCATTTGAAACTTTTAGCATATTTATTGACAAAGTATTTCTAAAAATACTTTTGAACACCATATATATTTCTATATTAATAACTATTTTCACTGTTTTACTAGCTATTCCTATTTCATACTATATAGCTAGATCAGAACATAAACAGGAGCTTTTATTCCTAATAATTATCCCTTTTTGGACAAATTTTTTAGTGAGAATATACTCTTGGATAGCACTTTTAGGGAATAATGGTTTTATTAATCATTTTCTTATGAAACTTCATATAATTAATGAGCCTATAAAGATGTTATATAATGTTCCTGCTGTTGTAATAATCTCTGTATATACAAGTTTACCTTTTGCTATTTTACCACTATATGCAGTGGTTGAAAAATTTGATTTTTCACTTTTAGATGCAGCAAGAGATTTAGGTGCAACAAATTTTCAAGCTTTTAGAAAAGTTTTTATTCCTAATATAAAAGCAGGAATAGTTACTTCAACTATTTTTACCTTAATACCGGCTCTTGGTTCTTATGCTGTGCCTAAGTTGGTTGGAGGAACAAATTCACTTATGCTTGGGAATGTTATTGCTCAACATCTAACTGTCACTAGAAACTGGCCTTTAGCTTCAACGATTTCTGGTGCTTTAATAATTTTAACAAGCATAGTAGTTTGGATATTTTCAAAATATGAAGAAAAAGAAAACAAAGTAGGTGAAAATAATGTCTAATAAACTTGATAAAAGAAAAACATCTTTTGTAATTTTTATTTTCACTATGATATTTTTTTATTTACCACTTATAGTATTAATTATATATTCTTTTAATGATGGCAAAGGAATGGTTTGGAATGGCTTTTCTTTAAGATGGTATAAAGAATTATTCAAACATTCTAGCAATATTTGGAAAGCATTTTATTATAGTATATTTATAGCTCTTATTTCATCACTTGTTTCAACAGTTATAGGAACTTTTGGAGCTATCGCTTTGAAATGGTTTGATTTTAGGGGAAAGAAATATTTAAAAAATATGAGTGTTTTACCACTTGTAGTACCTGATATAATAATAGGAGTTTCTCTTCTTATTATGTTTGCCACATTAAAATTTAAATTGGGAATTACAACAATTTTTATCGCTCACACAACTTTTAATATTCCCTATGTCTTATTTATAGTTCTTTCTAGGCTTGATGAATTTGATTATTCTATTGTTGAGGCAGCCTATGATTTAGGTGCAACAAATAGACAAACTCTAACAAAAGTTATTATCCCTATGTTATTGCCAGCTATTATATCAGCATTTTTAATGGCATTGACATTATCTTTTGATGATTTTGTAATAACATTCTTTGTTTCTGGACCTGGTTCTTCAACTTTGCCACTTAGAATTTACTCTATGATAAGATTAGGAGTTTCACCAGTTGTAAATGCTCTATCAGTAATATTGATTGTTATTTCAATTTTACTAACCTTATCAACAAAGAAATTACAAAAAAATTTCTTAAAATAGTTTTTTTTCTCTAAATGTAGTATAATATTAACAGCTAAATAAATTTTAGGAGGTTTAAATGAAAAAATTATTTAAATTATTCAGTATCTTAGGGTTATCTCTTCTATTTTTGGTAAGTTGTAGCTCAATAAAATCTACAATGAAATCGGTTTCAAATGTATTTAAAAGCCCAACTAAATATAACAATGTAACTGCTACTTTTGTTACAACTCAGGGAGAAATAACTTTCTTCTTGTATCCAGAGGCAGCTCCTTTAACAGTTGCTAACTTTATAAATCTTGCAAAAAGAGGATTTTATGATAACACAAAATTCACTCGTTCTGTGGATAACTTTATAGTACAAGGTGGAGATCCTACTGGAACAGGAATGGGTGGACCAGGATACACTATACCTGATGAATTTGTTGAATGGTTAGATTTCTACCAACCTGGAATGCTTGCTATGGCAAATGCAGGTCCTAATACTGGTGGTTCTCAATTCTTCTTCACATTTGCTCCAGCAGATTGGTTAAATGGGGTGCATACAGTTTTTGGTGAAGTTAGATCAGAAGGAGATTTCCAAAAAATCAGAAAACTAGAAATGGGAGATGTTGTTAAAGAAGTTAAAATTTCTGAAAATGGAGATTTTATTTTGTCACTATTCAAAGACCAAGTTGAAGAATGGAATGCTGTTCTTGACAGAGAATACCCTAATCTAAGAAAATACCCTATAAAAGATGCTACTCCTCAGGAAGTAGAAGCTTATAAAGCAGAATTAGAAAATCTGTACACTAAAAAACAAAAAGATGATAGTAATTTTGAATATCCTATAACTAAATTTATTAGAAAAGTATTCAATAAAGCTGGTGGATATACTCCAAAAGCTCCTGTTATTAGTAATTAATAATTAGTAAAATCTAATAGAAGTTGTTGCAAACAAATAAATTTAAACTGCACCTATAATCTTGTGTCCAAGATTTTAGGTGCAGTTCATTTGTAACAGCCCTTTACTAACAATATTAAAGTACTTATGCTTTGGTCATAAGTAGTTTACTTATTTTCTTGAAAAATATCTTTCAATATTTCAGCAGGTTTTTTATTAGCATAGCTATCTGGGTCTGTTAGAATTCCATTTTCCAAATTCCAACTAAATTTTCCAGCTGCACTATCTTTTTTAAACTTAATGTAATCTTCAGGTTTCTTTAAGATAACCTTATATCTTTTACACCAAT contains:
- a CDS encoding ABC transporter ATP-binding protein; this translates as MGKKDINIVNVNKSFDGVQILKDINLKIEQGEFFSIIGPSGCGKTTLLRMIAGFISPDSGAIYLGDENIIDLPPNLRNVNTIFQKYALFPHLNVFENVAFPLRLKKIDEKIINKEVTKYLKLVGLEEHSTKKVNQLSGGQQQRVSIARALINKPGVLLLDEPLSALDAKLRQNLLIELDLIHDEVGITFIFITHDQQEALSISDRIAVMNAGKVLQVGTPAEVYEAPADTFVADFLGENNFFSGKVTEIINEELAKINLEGVGEIIIELDKKVKVGDKVTISLRPEKIRLSKNEIKKTKNFVNSIAVYVDEYIYSGFQSKYYVHLKNNENLKFKIFMQHAAFFDDNDEKAIWWDEDAYITWDAYDGYLVEVKSEKK
- a CDS encoding ABC transporter permease, with translation MKKNSKLGLVYSLPINIWLTVFFLIPILIILSYSFLKRGTYGGVEFKLSFETFSIFIDKVFLKILLNTIYISILITIFTVLLAIPISYYIARSEHKQELLFLIIIPFWTNFLVRIYSWIALLGNNGFINHFLMKLHIINEPIKMLYNVPAVVIISVYTSLPFAILPLYAVVEKFDFSLLDAARDLGATNFQAFRKVFIPNIKAGIVTSTIFTLIPALGSYAVPKLVGGTNSLMLGNVIAQHLTVTRNWPLASTISGALIILTSIVVWIFSKYEEKENKVGENNV
- a CDS encoding ABC transporter permease; translation: MSNKLDKRKTSFVIFIFTMIFFYLPLIVLIIYSFNDGKGMVWNGFSLRWYKELFKHSSNIWKAFYYSIFIALISSLVSTVIGTFGAIALKWFDFRGKKYLKNMSVLPLVVPDIIIGVSLLIMFATLKFKLGITTIFIAHTTFNIPYVLFIVLSRLDEFDYSIVEAAYDLGATNRQTLTKVIIPMLLPAIISAFLMALTLSFDDFVITFFVSGPGSSTLPLRIYSMIRLGVSPVVNALSVILIVISILLTLSTKKLQKNFLK
- a CDS encoding peptidylprolyl isomerase → MKKLFKLFSILGLSLLFLVSCSSIKSTMKSVSNVFKSPTKYNNVTATFVTTQGEITFFLYPEAAPLTVANFINLAKRGFYDNTKFTRSVDNFIVQGGDPTGTGMGGPGYTIPDEFVEWLDFYQPGMLAMANAGPNTGGSQFFFTFAPADWLNGVHTVFGEVRSEGDFQKIRKLEMGDVVKEVKISENGDFILSLFKDQVEEWNAVLDREYPNLRKYPIKDATPQEVEAYKAELENLYTKKQKDDSNFEYPITKFIRKVFNKAGGYTPKAPVISN